In Coriobacteriia bacterium, the sequence CCTTCGCGATCGTGCTGGGCTTCAACGGCGGCATGGTCGCCCTCAACGACCGCATCAAGCTCCGTCCGCTCGTCGCGGCCAAGGCCGGCCCCGTGGTGATGGTGGCCTCCGAGGAGAGCGCGATCCGCGCCGTGCTGGACGGTCCCGACGAGGTCTGGGCGCCGAAGGCCGGCGAGCCGGTCGTCGCCCGCGTAGCGGGGATGGACTGGCCGATCCACGGCGACCTGCACCTCTCCGCCGACGAGATCTCCTGCGCCGTGACCGGCATGGAGGGATCGTGCGAGACCGTGGAGGTGGTCTAGGTGCCGAGCACCTTCATCCAGCCGGAGTTCAAGGTCAAGATCGACTACGACAAGTGCCACAAGTGCGGGCGCTGCGTGCAGCAGTGCGGCTGGGGCGTCTACTCGTTCAACGAGCGCCCGATCCCCGACGACTCCAAGTGCCGGGCGTGCCACCGCTGCGTGACGTACTGCCCGGCGCACTGCATCACCGTCGCCAAGAGCGAGCTGGCCTTCCGTGACAGCGACAACTGGTCGCCGGCTCTTCGGAAGTCCGTGTGGCGCCAGGCCGAGACGGGCGGCGTCCTGCTGACCGGCATGGGCAACGACAAGCCCTACACGAAGATCTTCGACCACCTCGTGCTGGACGCGTGCCAGGTGACGAACCCGTCCATCGACCCGCTCCGCGAACCCATGGAGCTGAGGACGTACCTCGGCCGCAAGCCGGACTCCGTGCGGGTCGAGACCGACGGCGAGGGCGGGCTCAAGCTCGCCGAGGGCGGCGGGATGTGCAACAACATCGAGCTCGCCGTCCCGATCGTCTTCTCGCCGATGAGCTACGGTTCGGTCTCGCTCAACGTGCACAAGTCGCTGGCGATGGCGGCTGGCAGACTCGGCATCCTGATGAACACCGGCGAGGGCGGGCTGCACGCCGACCTGTATCCGTACGCGGAGAACGTCATCGTGCAGGTGGCGTCGGGGCGGTTCGGCGTCGACCCCGAGTACCTGGATCGCGGGGCGGCCATGGAGATCAAGATCGGCCAGGGCGCCAAGCCCGGCATCGGCGGGCACCTGCCCGGCGAGAAGATCGACAGGGAGGTCTCCTCCACGCGCATGATCCCGCAGGGCTCCGACGCGATCTCGCCCGCGCCGCACCACGACATCTACTCCATCGAGGACCTTCGGCAGCTCATCTACGCCCTCAAGGAGGCGACCGGATACAAGCCCGTGGGCGTGAAGATCGCGGCCGTGCACAACGTGGCGGCCATCGCCAGCGGCATCGTGCACGCCGGCGCCGACTACGTCTACCTCGACGGTTTCCGTGGCGGCACCGGCGCGGCGCCGGCCGTCATCCGGGACCACATCGGCATCCCCGTCGAGGTCGCCGTCGCGGTCGTCGACCAGCGCCTGCGCGACGAGGGGATCCGCAATCACGCCTCGATCGTGGCGGCCGGCTCCATCCGGTCCTCGGCGGACATGGCCAAGGCGATCGCGCTGGGCGCGGATGTCGTGGCGATCGGCAGCGCCACGCTGATGGCGCTGGGCTGCCACCTGTGCCAGGGGTGCCACACCGGGTCGTGCTCCTGGGGCCTGACCACGCAGAAGCCCGAGCTGACGCGCCGCCTGGACCCCGAGTGGGGCGCGGAGCGGCTGACGAACCTCGTGAACGCCTGGAGCCACGAGCTGCAGGAGATCCTCGGCGCGCTGGGCGTGAACGCCGTGGAGTCGCTCCGCGGGAGCCGCGAGCGGCTGCGCTCCATCGGGCTCGACGAGCAGATGAACAAGGTCCTCGGCGTCAGACCGGTCGGGATGTGAGGAGGACGCGAGATGCCTGAGTCAGCGGTGAGCGCCGGTCTCTTCCAGGGTTACCGGGAGGTCGTCCCGAGCGTGAGGGTCGAGGGCGGGCGCGCGGCGATCGACGCGTCGGGCGTGTACTACAAGCAGCTCAACGAGGCGGTGCGCGCCGCAGTCGCCGAGGGCGCCGGACACGTCGTCGTCGAGAACGTCAACGGCCAGCGCTACATCGGCGCGGGCATCGGCGCCAAGGGCGTGCGGATCGAGGTGCGCGGCACGGCGGGGAACGACACGGCGATGTTCATGAACGGGCCGACGGTGGAGGTCTTCGGGAACGCTCAGGACGGTATCGGCAACACCATGAACGCGGGCACCGTGATCGTGCACGGCGACGCGGGCGACGTGCTGGGCTACGGCATGCGCGGAGGTTCGGTGTTCGTCGGCGGCGACGTGGGCTACCGGGTCGGCATCCATATGAAGGCGTATGAGGGCCTGAGGCCGGTCGTGGTCTGCGGTGGCAAGGCGCGCGACTTCTTCGGCGAGTACATGGCCGGCGGCATGCTGGTGCTGCTGGGGATGCGCTCGCGGTTCGCGGGCCCCCCGGTCGGCTGCTACGTCGGGACCGGCATGCACGGCGGCGTGATCTACCTGCGAGGCGAGGTCGAGGCGTGGCAGTGCGGCAAGGAGGTCGGCGTGTTCGCCGCCGACGACGGGGACATGTCCGAACTCGGGCCGGTGCTCGAGGAGTACTGCGCGGCGCTGGGCGAGGACGTCGCCGAGGTGCTGGACGCGCCGTTCACCAAGCTGGTCCCCGTGAGCCACCGGCCCTACGGCAAGCTGTACGCGTACTGAGGACGGGCCGCCGTGACGAGCCCGTCAGCGCGCCTCGACGAGGGCCGCCTCCTCCAGCGCCTCGGCCACGCGGCCGTACTTCTCGTGGATGTGCCGAGGGTAGAACTGCGCCAGCGCCCGCAGCCCGCGGGCGATGTCGCCGAGCACCCCGGTGTCGCCGTCGGCGTAGCGCTCGCCCGCCTCGTGCAGCCGCGTGGTCGCGCCACGCGCCCATTCGTGCTCCCGTACGAGCCGGTCCATCGCCTTGGCGTGATCCGGCTCGAGCGCCCTGCCCGAGAGGCTCTCGAACAGGATGTCCTCCTCCTTGCCGTGGTGGCAGGCGTCGGCGTAGGTACGCATGAAGTCGGCCACGGTCGACACGTAGGCGGGCGAGAGCTCGCGCGCCGTCCGGATCCTCTCCTCGGTGCGGCTCATGTCGCGCACCACGCGCTCGATCAGCCGGTGCTCCATCATCAGCATCCCCGCCGGGTCCCTCGTCGCTCGCATGCAGACCTCCGACCAGCCGACGGCCGTCGGGCCGTACGTACCCGGAAAGGGAGGCGAATCGGGCTCCGACGATGCGAAACGCAGGCGAAACAATCGGCCGGTATCCTCACCTCGAGAGTCTTCGCCCGCAGGTACGACCAGGCCCCGTGGAGGGCCGTGGCGCAGCTGAAGGAGGATCGTGATGACGCCCAAGTTCGACAAGGACTACGTGCTCAAGACGGTGGAGGAGCGCGGGGTCCGCTTCATCCGCTTCTGGTTCACCGACGTGCTCGGCTTCCTGAAGAGCTTCGCGGTGACCGACACCGAGCTCGAAGGCGCGTTCGAGGAGGGCATGGGCTTCGACGGCTCGTCGATCGACGGCCTCACGCGCATCCAGGAATCCGACATGGTCGCCTTCCCGAACCCCGAGACCTTCCAGGTCCTGCCGTGGAGGCCCACGGAGGACGGCGTGGCCCGCATGTTCTGCGACATCACGAATCCCGACGGCGCACCGTTCGAGGGGGACCCGCGCTACGCGCTGAAGCGCGTGCTGGCCAAGGCCGGCGACATGGGCTACACGATGTACGTCGGCCCCGAGCTGGAGTTCTTCTACTTCGCGGACTCGTGCGGCACCGACGTGCTCGACCAGGGCGGCTACTTCGACCTCACGCCGCTCGACGTCGCGAGCGACCTTCGGCGCGAAACGGTGCTCACGCTCGAGAAGCTCGGCATCCCGGTGGAGTACAGCCACCACGAGGTCGCGCCCAGCCAGCACGAGATCGACCTGCGCTACGCCGATGCGCTCAGCATGGCCGACAACGTGATGACGTACCGCCTGACCGTCAAGGAGATCGCCATGGCCAACGGCGTGTACGCCACGTTCATGCCCAAGCCCATCCAGGGCCGGAACGGCTCGGGGATGCACACGCACCAGTCGCTCTTCAGCGAGGCCGGCAACGCGTTCTTCGACCCGGACGATCCCGAGGGCTACAACCTCTCGACCGTCGGCAAGCACTACATCGCCGGTCTTCTCGAGTACGCCCCGGAGTTCTGCGCGGTGACCAACCAGTTCGTGAACTCGTACAAGCGCCTGGTGCCCGGCTACGAGGCCCCCACCTACGTCACCTGGGCGCGCCGCAACCGCTCGGCGATGGTGCGCGTCCCGATGTACAAGCCCGGCAAGGAGGCCGCGACCCGCGTCGAGTTGCGCTCACCCGACCCCTCGGCCAACCCGTACCTCGCCTTCGCCGCGATGCTCGGAGCCGGGCTCAAGGGCATCGAAGAGGGCTTGGAGCTCATGCCCGAGGCCACGAACAACGTCTTCAGGATGACCGAGGACGAGCTGGACGCCGCCGGCATCAAGACGCTGCCGAAGAACCTCGGCGAGGCCATCGAGCTGTTCGAGCACAGCGAGCTGATGAAGGAGGTCCTGGGCGAGCACATCCACGAGTTCTTCGTGCGCAACAAGAAGGCCGAGTGGGCCGAGTACGTGTCCTACGTCTCGCCTTGGGAGCAGGACAAGTACCTCTCCGTCCTGTAGAGCGGACGGCGGGTGCGGGGCTCCGCAGGAGTCGCGTTGCGCGACACCGGGCGGGAGTCGGACCGCCCGGTGTCCGCTCTTCACACCGACCCGGGGAGGCGCGAGGATCGTGCACATGAGACGCGTGCTCGTCGCCTCCGACGACGCCCACACCAGGGCCTGGGTCGCCCGGTCCCTCGACGCGCTGGACGTGCAGCTCGGTCAGGTCCCCCTGGTCGGCCTCGCCTCCGCGCTGGCCGCGGGCGAGACGGACCTCGCGGTCGTGGACGGGACACCTCGCCGGAGCCGCTGTTGCAGGTCGTCGAGCACGCGGCGGCGTCGGGCGGCGACCTGAGGCTGCTGATCCTGGTCGAGCGGAACGCGTTGGGGACCTTGCGGCTGCCCGTGCGCATGGCGGGCGACTTCATGGTGAGAGGCGGCTCCTCGGACGAGCTCGCTGCCCGGGTGCGAGCGCTGATGTGGCCCGGCGAGGAGGCGACCGACCAGGAGCTCGTGCGCGTGGACGAGCTGACGCTGAACCTGGCCACCTACCAGGCGTACCTGGGTACCGGGCCCATCGACTTCACGTACCTGGAGTACGCCTTGTTCTCGTTCCTCGTGACGCACCCGAACCGGGCGTACAGCCGGGAGATGCTGTTGCGCCGCGTGTGGGGCTCGGAGTACTACGGCGGCTCGCGCACGGTCGACGTCCACGTGCGGCGCGTCCGCTCGAAGATAGGCGGCGAGCTGTCGCGCCGGCTGGAGACGGTCCGCAACGTCGGGTACCTCTGGCGCGGCTGACGGCCTCGCCGCGCTCGTGCCGCCGCCCTACGCGCGCGACACCCCTTGCATCACCGTCCCCACGAAGCGGTAGGTGATGCGGCTCTCCTCGGCGCATTCGCCGCGCACGCCGTGACGCCGCCAGAAGTCGCACATCTCAACGGCATGTCCTCCGCGATGCCCCTCACACCGGTCACGTCGGGGCGGTCGGGGAGGTAGGCGAGCATCTCGGGTGTGGGATCGAGAACGACCACGGGACGCCTGAACGCGTCGGCGAGCTTCGCGGCCAGGGCGCCGGTGCCGCCGCCGAGGTCGAGGATCCGCCCGTCGGGGCCGACGTAGGGCGCCAGCCAGCGGACGACCCGCGCGATGTCCTCGGCGTCCCATCTGTCCGCGAACCGCCCGAACAGCGGCGCCGCCCGGTTGAAGAAGCCCACGGCGCTCCCCTCGGGTAGAATCGGATGGTCCTTCCCACGGTACCCGAAAGGCCCTCAGGATGCCGAAGCGAACGGTGGCGGTCGTCGACGGCAACAGCCTCGTGCACCGCGCGTTCCACGCTCTGCCGCCGACGATGACGGCGCCGGACGGCCGTCCCACCAACGCCGTGTTCGGCTTCGTCTCGATGCTGGTCAAGATGGTGGGCGACCTGAAGCCCGACGGCGTGGTGGTCGCGTTCGACCGCGGGAAGCCCGCGTTCCGCACGGAGGTGATGGAGCGCTACAAGGTCCACCGCAAGCCGATGGCCGACGAGCTGCGCGTGCAGTTCCCGATGGTGCGCGAGGTCCTCGACGCGCTCGGCGTCCCCGTCCTGGAGGTCGAGGGGTGGGAGGGCGACGACATACTCGGCACGCTCGCGGAGCGCGCGAAGGCCGAGGACGTGAATGCGCTGCTGGTGACCGGCGACCGCGACGCCCTGCAACTCGTGGACGACGACGTGAGCGTCGTGAGCACGCGCAAGGGGATCACCGACATCGTCGTGTACGACCGCGAGGGCGTGATCGAGCGCTGCGGGGTGCCGCCTGAGCGCATCCCCGACTACCTCGGACTCAAGGGCGACACCTCCGACAACATCCCCGGCGTGCCGGGCGTGGGGGAGAAGACCGCGGCGAGGCTCGTGAGCGAGCACGGTTCGCTGGAAGCGGTGCTCGAGGCGGCGTCGGGGATCAAGGGCAAGCTCGGCGAGAACCTGCGCGAGCACGCAGAGGAGGCCCTCGCGAGCCGCGAGGTCGCCACGATCCGGCGGGACCTTCCGCTCGAGGTCGACCTGAACGCCGTGCGCTGGGGGGACTGGGACCCGCGCGCAGTCCTAGAGACGTTCAACCGCTTCGCCTTCACGACGCTCGTGGACCGCGTGTTCGCCAGCGCGGAGGCGGCCGCCGGAGCACCTCCCTCGCCGGCTCCGGCGGCTGCGGAGCCTTCGGTCGGCCCGCCGCCGGTCTCCGTCCTCGGGGGCCCCGAGGCTCTGCGGCGGCTGCGGGAGCGGCTCGCGGCCGAGCCCGGTTCCTGGGTCGGGGCGGCGCTGGACGACGGAGCGGGCGAGACGCTCTTCCCAGGCGAGCGGACGCTGGCGGCGGCGTACGCCGAGGAGACGCTGGTGTGCGCCGGGGGCGACGCGCGGGCGGCGGCGGTCGCGCTCGTGCGGTCGGGGCGCGCCGCGAGCGGCGACGTCAAGGGGCTGCTGCGCGTCGCCTGCGCACCCGGAGACGACGACCACGACTGCGTCGCGGCCGCGGAGGTGGACGCGCCGCGCCTGTTCGACTGCGGGGTCGCCGCCTACCTGCTGCAGTCGAACCGGCCCTCCTACGACCTGCCGCGCCTGACCGAGGAGCACCTCGGGAGGCGTCTGCCCGAGCCCGGCGACCCGGGCGGCCGCGCGGCGGCGCGGGCGCGCTCCGCGGCCGAGCTGCGTCCGGTGCTGCGCGAGAAGCTCGAGCGTGACGGTTCGGCCGAGGTGTTCGACCGCATCGAGATGCCGCTGGCGCCCGTGCTCGTGCGCATGGAGGACGTCGGCGTGGGCATCGACTGCGAGGTGCTCGACGCGCTGACGTCCGAGCTCGCCGGGCGCATCGGGGCCTTGCGCGACGAGATCGTCTCGCTCGCGGGGGTCGAGTTCAACCCCGACTCGCCCAAGCAGCTCGCCGAGGTGCTCTTCGAGAAGCTTCAGCTACCGGTCGGGAAGCGCACCAAGACGGGGTACTCCACCGACTCGAGCGTGCTGCAGGCGCTGGCGCCGTCCTACCCCGTCTGCGCGCGCGTGCTGGAGTATCGCGAGCTCACGAAGCTCAAGTCGACCTACATCGACGCTCTTCCGAGACTGCTGGGCGGCGACGGCCGGCTCCACACGACCTTCAACCAGACGGTCGCCGCCACGGGCCGCCTCTCCTCGTCCAACCCGAACCTGCAGAACATCCCCATCCGCACCGAGCTGGGGCGCCGGATCCGCGCGGCGTTCGTCCCCGCCGTGCCGGGCGACCTGATGGTGACAGCCGACTACTCGCAGATCGAGTTGCGCATCCTCGCGCACCTCTCCGAGGATCAGGGGCTGATCGAGGCGTTCACGTCCGGCGCGGACTTCCACGCCGCCACCGCCGCTCGCGTCTTCGGCGTCGCACCGGAGGACGTCGACGCCGAAGGACGCCGTCGCGCCAAGGCCGTGAACTTCGGGATCGTCTACGGCATCTCGGCGCACGGCCTCTCGGAGTCGCTCGGCGTCGGGCGGGCCGAGGCGCAGGAGATGATCGACCGCTACTTCGCGGCATACCCGAGGGTGCGCGAGTACCTGGACCGGGTGGTGGCCGAGGCGCATCGCGACGGATACGCGACCACCGTCTTCGGCAGGAAGCGCCACATCCCCGAACTCGCCTCGTCCAACTGGAACCTGCGCTCGTTCGGCGAGCGCACGGCCATGAACCACCCTATGCAGGGGACCGCCGCCGACGTCATGAAGCTCGCGATGATCGAGGTCGACCGCCGGCTGCGCGAAGAGGGGTTCGCGTCCCGGATGGTGCTCCAGGTCCACGACGAGCTCGTCTTCGAGTCGCCCGCCGGCGAGGTCGAGCGCTTGGGGGCGCTCGCCCGCGACACGATGTCGGGCGTGGCGAGCCTGGCGGTCCCTCTGGTCGTCGACGTGTCCTCGGGACCGGATTGGGCGAGCGCGAAGTAGCGCGCCCACGCCCTGCCTCGTCCCTGGCTCGGGAACTACTTCTTGACGACCAGCAGGACGCTCACGTCGGTGCGCCCGCTGTCCGCCTCCCGGGTGACGTACACCGCGCCGTTCTCGTCCGTGCCGCGCCTGAGGTTGAAGGCGGTGTTCCGGGTGCCGTCGCTCTCGCCGTCGAAGGAGCTGTCGAGCGTCCAGTCCGTCTTGGCCAGCTCGGCCTTGTACCACTCGACGACCTTCGCGTGGTCGTCGGCGGTCCTGATCCAGAACGTGAACTGCCGAGCCTCGCCGACCTCGATGGTGCTGCTGTCGCCTATCTCGCCGTCGTAGACCGGGAAGCCGGCCGGGAAGTCCTTCGGGAGGCCCCCGCCGGCGGAGTACGAGACGGACTCCCCGTCCTTACCCGTGTACGTGACCGCATCGCCGTCCTGCTCCACCTTCACGCCGGTCGCCTTCTCGACCGCTTTCTCCGCGGCCTTCTCGCCGAGCTTCGCGCACCCCGCCGAGGACAGGACCAGCAGCGTCGCCAGCGATAGCACGAGGATCCGGTTCCGGTGACGCATGTCCACCCACCCCTCTCCGTCGTCCGCCGGCGCCGCCGGCACGTCCTCCGGCATCGTAGCATCCCGGGACCTGGCCTTCAGTGCGCCTACATCCCGGCGGCACGGTGCTTGCGGGACGTAGTGCACGTGGCGGAGAACGTCGTGCTGCGGTAAGATACTCGTTCAACTGTCCGCGACGGCGGGCGGCCAGGCATGCAGGCCCCCAGACACATGTATGGAAAGCCATCGACCGAGCGAAGTACATGCGGAAGGGGCCCCGATACGGAAGGGGCCGAAGACCCAGTGGAGTTTCCCGACAGCATCATCGAGCAGGAGCGCGAGTACACCGACGAGGAGATGCACGCGCTCATCGACGGCACCATCACCGACTTCGACGACGGGGATCTGGTCACCGGCGAGATCGTCAAGGTGGAGCGGGACGAGGTCCTGCTCGACATCGGCTACAAGTCCGAGGGCGTGATCCCCGCCCGCGAGCTCTCGATCCGCAAGGACGTGGACCCCGGCGACGTCGTCGTGGTCGGCGACCGGATCGAGGCGCTCGTCCTCCAGAAGGAGGACAAGGACGGCCGCCTCATCCTCTCCAAGAAGCGCGCCGAGTACGAGCGCGCGTGGGTGGACATCGAGACCAAGTTCAACTCCGGCGAGACCGTCGAGGGCGAGGTCATCGAGGTCGTCAAGGGCGGTCTCATCATCGACATCGGCCTGCGCGGCTTCCTGCCCGCCTCGCTCGTCGACCTTCGCCGCGTGAAGGACCTCTCGGTCTACACCGGCACGCGACTCGAGGCCCGGGTCATCGAGATGGACCGGAACCGCAACAACGTGGTGCTGTCGCGCCGCGTCGTGTTGGAGGAGGGCCGCAAGCACGAGCGCCAGGAGATCCTCGGCAAGCTGCAGAAGGGCATGATCCTGCCGGGCACGGTCTCTTCGATCGTGGACTTCGGCGCGTTCGTGGACCTCGGCGGCATCGACGGGCTCGTGCACATCTCGGAACTGTCGTGGAGCCACGTCAACCATCCCAGCGAGGTCGTGGCGGTGGGAGACAAGGTCGACGTGCAGGTGCTGGACGTGGACCTCGAGCGCGAGCGCATCTCCCTGGGCCTGAAGCAGACGACCGAGGACCCGTGGAAGCAGCTCGTCAAGAAGTTCCCGATCGGGTCGCTCATCAAGGGCCGCGTCACCAAGCTCGTCCCGTTCGGCGCGTTCGTGGAGCTCGGCGACGGCGTCGAGGGGCTGGTGCACATCTCCGAGATGGCCAAGGGCCACGTCGAGACCCCCGAGCAGGTCACGTCCGTGGGCGCCGAGGTGATGGTGAAGGTGCAGGACGTGGACCTGGACCGCCGCCGTATCTCGCTTTCGATGCGCGCGGCCGCCGAGGCGATGGGCCTCGCCGAGGAGGATCTCGGTGAACCTGCCGAGGAGGAGCCCGCCGCCGAGGAGCCCGCCGCCGAGGAGGAGCCGACCGCCGCCGAGGAGCCCGCCGCCGAGGAGGAGCCCGCCGCCGAGGAGCCCGCCGAGGAATGAGCGGCGCCGCGTCGGCGGCTGCGGGGGATCGTCAACTAGCGGGGCCGGGTGCGCTGAGAGGCGGGCCCGGCCCCGAGCATCGTCAGCTACGGGAGTAGACGTGTTCGTATTGGTGCTCACAGGCGGGGCGGGAGCGGGCAAGTCAGAAGCCGGCCGCTTCTTCTCGCAACGCGGCGCTGTCGTCGTCGACCTCGACGACGTCGCCAAGGACATGATCGAGCCCAAGGGCCCGGCGTACGAAGCCGTGGTCGCCGAGTTCGGGCGGGGGATCCTCGACCGGGACGGCCGCGTGCGCACCGCGGCTCTCGCCGCCGCCGCGTTCGCCGACGCCGAGGCGACCCGTCGCCTGAACGCCGCCGTGCATCCTCACGTCACCGCCGAGGTCCG encodes:
- a CDS encoding alpha-hydroxy-acid oxidizing protein, which produces MPSTFIQPEFKVKIDYDKCHKCGRCVQQCGWGVYSFNERPIPDDSKCRACHRCVTYCPAHCITVAKSELAFRDSDNWSPALRKSVWRQAETGGVLLTGMGNDKPYTKIFDHLVLDACQVTNPSIDPLREPMELRTYLGRKPDSVRVETDGEGGLKLAEGGGMCNNIELAVPIVFSPMSYGSVSLNVHKSLAMAAGRLGILMNTGEGGLHADLYPYAENVIVQVASGRFGVDPEYLDRGAAMEIKIGQGAKPGIGGHLPGEKIDREVSSTRMIPQGSDAISPAPHHDIYSIEDLRQLIYALKEATGYKPVGVKIAAVHNVAAIASGIVHAGADYVYLDGFRGGTGAAPAVIRDHIGIPVEVAVAVVDQRLRDEGIRNHASIVAAGSIRSSADMAKAIALGADVVAIGSATLMALGCHLCQGCHTGSCSWGLTTQKPELTRRLDPEWGAERLTNLVNAWSHELQEILGALGVNAVESLRGSRERLRSIGLDEQMNKVLGVRPVGM
- a CDS encoding hemerythrin domain-containing protein, which encodes MRATRDPAGMLMMEHRLIERVVRDMSRTEERIRTARELSPAYVSTVADFMRTYADACHHGKEEDILFESLSGRALEPDHAKAMDRLVREHEWARGATTRLHEAGERYADGDTGVLGDIARGLRALAQFYPRHIHEKYGRVAEALEEAALVEAR
- a CDS encoding glutamine synthetase produces the protein MTPKFDKDYVLKTVEERGVRFIRFWFTDVLGFLKSFAVTDTELEGAFEEGMGFDGSSIDGLTRIQESDMVAFPNPETFQVLPWRPTEDGVARMFCDITNPDGAPFEGDPRYALKRVLAKAGDMGYTMYVGPELEFFYFADSCGTDVLDQGGYFDLTPLDVASDLRRETVLTLEKLGIPVEYSHHEVAPSQHEIDLRYADALSMADNVMTYRLTVKEIAMANGVYATFMPKPIQGRNGSGMHTHQSLFSEAGNAFFDPDDPEGYNLSTVGKHYIAGLLEYAPEFCAVTNQFVNSYKRLVPGYEAPTYVTWARRNRSAMVRVPMYKPGKEAATRVELRSPDPSANPYLAFAAMLGAGLKGIEEGLELMPEATNNVFRMTEDELDAAGIKTLPKNLGEAIELFEHSELMKEVLGEHIHEFFVRNKKAEWAEYVSYVSPWEQDKYLSVL
- a CDS encoding response regulator transcription factor, coding for MAGDFMVRGGSSDELAARVRALMWPGEEATDQELVRVDELTLNLATYQAYLGTGPIDFTYLEYALFSFLVTHPNRAYSREMLLRRVWGSEYYGGSRTVDVHVRRVRSKIGGELSRRLETVRNVGYLWRG
- a CDS encoding methyltransferase domain-containing protein, whose protein sequence is MGFFNRAAPLFGRFADRWDAEDIARVVRWLAPYVGPDGRILDLGGGTGALAAKLADAFRRPVVVLDPTPEMLAYLPDRPDVTGVRGIAEDMPLRCATSGGVTACAANAPRRAASPTASWGR
- the polA gene encoding DNA polymerase I; this encodes MPKRTVAVVDGNSLVHRAFHALPPTMTAPDGRPTNAVFGFVSMLVKMVGDLKPDGVVVAFDRGKPAFRTEVMERYKVHRKPMADELRVQFPMVREVLDALGVPVLEVEGWEGDDILGTLAERAKAEDVNALLVTGDRDALQLVDDDVSVVSTRKGITDIVVYDREGVIERCGVPPERIPDYLGLKGDTSDNIPGVPGVGEKTAARLVSEHGSLEAVLEAASGIKGKLGENLREHAEEALASREVATIRRDLPLEVDLNAVRWGDWDPRAVLETFNRFAFTTLVDRVFASAEAAAGAPPSPAPAAAEPSVGPPPVSVLGGPEALRRLRERLAAEPGSWVGAALDDGAGETLFPGERTLAAAYAEETLVCAGGDARAAAVALVRSGRAASGDVKGLLRVACAPGDDDHDCVAAAEVDAPRLFDCGVAAYLLQSNRPSYDLPRLTEEHLGRRLPEPGDPGGRAAARARSAAELRPVLREKLERDGSAEVFDRIEMPLAPVLVRMEDVGVGIDCEVLDALTSELAGRIGALRDEIVSLAGVEFNPDSPKQLAEVLFEKLQLPVGKRTKTGYSTDSSVLQALAPSYPVCARVLEYRELTKLKSTYIDALPRLLGGDGRLHTTFNQTVAATGRLSSSNPNLQNIPIRTELGRRIRAAFVPAVPGDLMVTADYSQIELRILAHLSEDQGLIEAFTSGADFHAATAARVFGVAPEDVDAEGRRRAKAVNFGIVYGISAHGLSESLGVGRAEAQEMIDRYFAAYPRVREYLDRVVAEAHRDGYATTVFGRKRHIPELASSNWNLRSFGERTAMNHPMQGTAADVMKLAMIEVDRRLREEGFASRMVLQVHDELVFESPAGEVERLGALARDTMSGVASLAVPLVVDVSSGPDWASAK
- the rpsA gene encoding 30S ribosomal protein S1, with amino-acid sequence MYGKPSTERSTCGRGPDTEGAEDPVEFPDSIIEQEREYTDEEMHALIDGTITDFDDGDLVTGEIVKVERDEVLLDIGYKSEGVIPARELSIRKDVDPGDVVVVGDRIEALVLQKEDKDGRLILSKKRAEYERAWVDIETKFNSGETVEGEVIEVVKGGLIIDIGLRGFLPASLVDLRRVKDLSVYTGTRLEARVIEMDRNRNNVVLSRRVVLEEGRKHERQEILGKLQKGMILPGTVSSIVDFGAFVDLGGIDGLVHISELSWSHVNHPSEVVAVGDKVDVQVLDVDLERERISLGLKQTTEDPWKQLVKKFPIGSLIKGRVTKLVPFGAFVELGDGVEGLVHISEMAKGHVETPEQVTSVGAEVMVKVQDVDLDRRRISLSMRAAAEAMGLAEEDLGEPAEEEPAAEEPAAEEEPTAAEEPAAEEEPAAEEPAEE